The genomic window TCCCCCGCCAGCCGGTCTCGGACCGAGCGCTGATCGGCGCCGTCGAGGGCACGCTGGCCGACTTCCTCGCCTGCCAGATCGCCTCCCTCGACGCCGTCGACCCGGCACTCGGCGGCTTCGCGCGAACCGCCCGCGACCTGGTCATGGCCGGAGGTAAACGAATCAGGCCGACATTCGCCTACTGGGGCTGGCGTGGTGTCGCCGGATCCGGCGAACCGGTCGAAGGACTTCTACCCGCGCTCGGCACCCTCGAACTCATGCACACGTTCGCCTTGGTGCACGACGACCTGATGGATCGGTCCGCCACCCGGCGCGGCCGGCCCACCGCACACCGGATCTTCGCGGCCCAGCGCGGCGACCAGTTCGGTGACGCGGCCGCGATCCTGGTCGGTGACCTCTGCCTGATCTGGGCCGACCAGTTGCTGGCCCGCACCGCGCTGCCCGCGCCGGTGCTGATGGAGGTCCGGGCCCGCTATGACCGGATGCGGATCGAAGCCGTCGCCGGGCAGTTCCTGGACGTGCTCGGCGAGACCGACCCGTCGGCCTGGTCGGTGGAGCGGGCGCTGCTGGTGGCCCGGCACAAGACGGCCAGTTACACGGTGCAGTGGCCGCTCGGATTCGGGCTGGCCCTCGCCGCCGGCACTCACACCGATCTCGACGAGGCGTACCAGGTCTACGGTCTCGCCGTCGGGGAGGCCTTTCAGCTCCGGGACGATCTGCTCGGCGTTTACGGTGACCCGGCGATCACCGGCAAACCGGACTGCGACGACCTGCGCACCGGCAAGCCCACCACCCTGCTCATGCTGGCGCGGGAGATGGCCACGCCGGCCCAGCTCGACGAACTCACCACCGCTGACGTCACCCGGCAGGCGGAGATCATCGCCGCCACCGGAGCCCCCGCCCGGGTCGAGGAGATGATCCGGGACCGGGTCGACGCGGGAGTCACCGCGATCGGCGACGCCCCGATCCGGACCGACGCGCGGGCGGCTCTGATCGAATTGGCGACCGCCACCACGTACCGCCCGGCATGAAATTTTTGGAGCTGAAGTGCGAACTGTGACCGGACCCACCGACCATGTCGTCATCGTCGGAGCCGGGCTCGGCGGTCTGGCCTGTGCCCTGCATCTGGCCGCCGCCGGACGGCAGGTGACCGTCGTCGAACGGGAGCCGGTTCCCGGCGGGCGAGCCGGCCGGCTGTCGATGAACGGGTACGAGTTCGACACCGGCCCGACCGTGCTCACCATGCCCGACCTGATCGCCGAACCGCTCAACGCCGTCGGCGAGAACCTGAGCGACTGGCTGGAGCTGACCCCGCTCGACCCGGCGTACCGGGCCTACTACCCGGACGGGTCGACGCTCGACATCCGCACCGACACCACCCGGATGGCCGCCGAGATCGCCCGGGTCTGCGGCGCCCGCGAAGCCGACGGCTACCTGCGGTTCGTCGACTTCACCCGGAAGCTGTGGCAACTCGAACGCGACAACTTCATCGACAAGAACCTCGACACCCCGCTCGACCTGATGAACCTCAACCTGCTGAAACTGCTCGGGATGGGCGCGTTCCGGCGGTTGCAGCCGAAGATCGACGACTACTTCCGCGATCCTCGTACCCAACGGATCTTCTCGTTCCAGGCGATGTACGCCGGACTCGCGCCGCACGACGCGCTGGCCATCTACGCGGTCATCGCCTACCTGGACTCGGTCGCCGGTGTCTACTTCCCCAAGGGCGGCATGCACGCCGTCCCCAAGGCCCTGGCCGGTGCCGCAGAGAAGCACGGCGTCACTTTCCGGTACGACACCACGGTCGAGCGGGTGACGGTCGGCAACGGCCGGGCGACCGGCGTCCTGACCACCGACGGCGAACACATCCCCGCCGACACGGTCGTCCTCAACCCCGACCTGCCGATCGCCTACCGCGACCTGCTCCCGGCCCGCCGGCAGCGCAAACTGCGCTACTCACCGTCGTGTGTCGTGCTTCACATCGGCTCTGACCGGGCCTATTCCAAGATCGCACACCACAACATCCATTTCGGTACGGCGTGGAAGGGCACTTTTGACGAGGTGATCCGCAAGGGTCTCCTGATGAGCGACCCGTCATTGTTGGTCACCAATCCTTCGCACACCGATCCGTCGGTGGCTCCCGCCGGGCGGCAGTCCTACTACGTCCTCGCGCCCACACCCAACCTGGAAGCCGGGCCGATCGACTGGCGCGGTGGCATGGACCGGCGCTACGCCGACGAGATCATGGGTGTCCTGGAAAGCCGTGGCTACATCGGTTTCCGGGACGGCGTCCAGGTGGAACGGATCATCACGCCCGCTGACTGGGCCGATGAGGGCATGGCGGGCGGTACTCCGTTCGCGGCCGCGCACACGTTCGCCCAGACCGGGCCGTTCCGCCCGTCCAACATGCACCCCACCCTGCCGAACGTCGTCTTCACCGGATCCGGCACTCAGCCCGGTGTGGGCGTACCGATGGTGCTGATCTCCGGAAAGCTGGCCGCGTCCCGGATCACCGGGGGCGCGTCGTGACCTCCCCGGAACCCGGCCTCGCCCCTCTCTCCCGGGAACCGAGCCTCGTCTCCCGGGAGCTGGATCTCGTTGAACTCGTCGACGAGCACGGGGCCGGCCTCGGGACCGCCACCGTCGCCGTCGCGCACGAGGCACCCGGCATGCTGCACCGGGCGTTCTCGGTGTTCCTGCGCGACCCGTCCGGGAAAGTGCTGCTGCAACAGCGGGCCGCGGTGAAGACCCGGTTCCCGCTGCGCTGGGGCAACACCTGCTGCGGGCATCCCACACCCGGCGAGGAGACCACCGTCTCCGCGAAGCGGCGCCTCACCGAGGAACTCGGCATCGAACCGGTAGCCCTGCGCGAGGTCGGGGTCTACGTCTACTTCGCCACGGACCCGATCACCGGGCGGGTCGAGCGGGAGTACGACCACGTCCTACTCGGCGAGATCCCCGCCGGCGTGGAGTTCCAGCCGGATCCCGGCGAAGTGGCGCGGCTGCGCTGGGTGGCTGTCGAGGCCCTGCTGGGCGAGATCGACAGGGCTCCGGAGGCGTACGCGCCCTGGCTCGCTGGGGTGACCCGGCAACTGGCCGCCGCCTCGACTCCCGCCGCTTCCCCGCATGTTCCGGGCCTCCCCAGCTCTTCTGATCGCCCTGTTGTCTCGCCAGTTCCTGGTGTTTCGGATGCCCATGATGTCTCTGCTGGTTCGGAAGTAACAGCAACGGAGCGGCCGGGTGGCCAATGACGGCCTGAGCGCCGGGGCCGCCGCACGACGCCTCGGCGTCGCGGTGACCACTCTGCGCACCTGGCACCAGCGGTACGGGCTCGGCCCCAGCCGGCACGAGCCCGGGCATCATCGTCGCTACACCATCGAGGACATGGTCCGGCTGCAGGTCATGCAGCGCCTCACCGCGCAGGGCATATCACCGGCCGAAGCCGCCGCTTGGGCGCGCCGCTCGCCCGCCCTGGACACTTCCGAGCCCTCTTCCTTGGCGAAGTCCTCCACGCCTACCCCTACTTCCGAGACCGAACGTTCTCCCTCTGTCACCGGCCCCGACCCGGAGAACGAACGTTCTTCCTCGCTGGGCGAGCCCTCGGTGGATGGTCTCGTTCTGCCGACCGTTCGAGGGCCGGCTGGGGGCGGGCGGACCATCGCTCTCGGACCCCACGCCGATCCCGCCGCCCGCGGCCTCGCCCGCGCCGCCATGCGCCTGGACAGCCCGGCGATGCGCTACATCCTGGACGCCGCGGTCACCGGCCGGGGCGTGATCGCCACCTGGGAACACGTGATGATGCCGGTACTGATCGGCGTAGGGGAGCGCTACGCGGCCACCGAACGTTTCGTCGAAGTCGAGCACCTGCTGTCCCGCTCGGTCACCGAGTCGCTGAGCGGGGTACCCCGCCCACCCCGGGACATCACCCCCCGAGCCCTGCTGGCCGCCGCCGACGAGGAGCAGCACACCCTGCCGCTGGAGGCGCTGGCCGCAGCTCTGGCCGAGTCCGGGGTACCCAGCCGCCTGCTGGGTGCACGGCTGCCGTCCCGGGCGTTGATGGACGCGGTGGAGCGCACCGGCCCCGCGGTGGTGGTCCTGTGGTCCCAGTTGCCGTCCACCGGCGACGTGACCCAACTGGAGCGCCTACTGACCCTGCCGCACCCGCCTCTGGTCCTGGCCGCGGCCGGACCGGGCTGGCCGGCCCCCGATCTGCCTCCCACGGTGACCGCGTTCCGGAGCCTCGCCGAGGCCGTCCGCACCGTCACCGCCGCCTGCCGCTGACGTTTTACCTGCTCAAGGCCGGTGTCGCAGAAAAGGGGGATACCGATTTGAAGATCCGGAGGGGCATCGTATATGTTTTACATGCCTCAAGCGGGAGGCGCGGTTGGGGCTAAAACCACCAAGCGTTGCCAGTCGCGCAACCAGCGCGATGTGCAATGATGGCGGAGTTGCCCTCATCGTCTAGTGGCCTAGGACGCCGCCCTTTCAAGGCGGTAGCACGGGTTCGAATCCCGTTGGGGGTACTGGTAAGTTAGCAGGTAAGATTGCTGACGAACCGAGTACGGCAAGGCAGTAGTAAAGCAAGGTCCTGTGGAGCAGTTGGAGTGCTCGCCGCCCTGTCAAGGCGGAGGTCGCGGGTTCAAGTCCCGTCAGGACCGCAACATTGATTTACGGCCAGGTAGCTCAGTTGGTACGAGCGTCCGACTGAAAATCGGAAGGTCGGCGGTTCGACCCCGCCCCTGGCCACCGAGCCTCTCGCCGGGCTACGAGCACCGTCCACCTGCGGAAACGCACGGTGGACGTTTTGCTTTCCCCCGCCTTTTCTGGCGCCACAAGGTTGACCCTCTGGTGACCACGAATCTCCCATGCCGGACGGACGTCCGATTTTGCACGCTCGCTACGCGCAGCCCGGCCTCAGCCCTGACTGGCTGCTCGGGTAACCGGTAGCCGAATACCGTACAAGTACCGTACAGTCGCTGCAGAGTTGAAGTGTCGACTGGAGGTGAGTGACCATGGCCGCCAAGAGTGAACGCATCGAGATGCGTACTGATCCTCAGAGCAGCGCCAGAATCGCTGAGGCCGCAGAGTCTCAGCATGTCTCAGTATCAGCCTTCGTTCTGGACGCTGCAGTCAAGGCCGCCGATCACGTCCTCGCACGGGCCGAGGTCACCATCATGCCTGCGGAACAGTTTGACCAGCTTATTGGGTCTCTGGATGTACCTGATGAAGCACCTGCGCTCGCTCGACTCGCCTACAAGCCTCGGCGGTACACGCGCTCATGACTACGAACGAGTGGGTCACTGGAGCCCTCACTCGCGATCACGACGTAAGCAAATTCGACTGTGGCGTTCCCAGCCTCAATGACTGGCTTAAGCACCAAGCCGCAAGGTCCCAGGAGGCTGAGACCGCCCGCACGTTCGTCTGGGTGGCTGAGGACACCCAAACGGTTCGAGCGTACTTTTCGATCGCGCCGACCCAGCTTGCTCGTAGCGAGGTCTCTGGAGCCTTGGCCGGCGGCTTTACCGTTCTCCCCTCATTCCTGCTGGCCAGACTGGCACTCGACCTGTCGTTGCATGGCGCGGGACTTGGCGAAGAGCTGTTACACGACGCCCTGACCCGGCTGGTGGAGGCCGCCGATCGCGGTGGCGGAAGGCTGATCGTTGTCGACGCTCTCGACGAGAAGGCCGCCGCTTTTTACACGAAGTACGACTTTCGCCCAGTTCGCGACAATCCACTACGCCTAGTGATGAAGGTAGCGACTGCGCGAAAAGCCTTGGGCGTGAACACGATGAGCCTCTCGTCTGACGTCACGGCCGGGCTGATGTCGCTGACGATCACTCGCTCTGATGGATCGGTTTCACCGTTCGTCGGCGACAACGATGAGTGGCGTCGCGTAACCGTCCGGATGCTGGAGATCATTGAGGAACGCGTGGCTCGGGGTGAATCCAACCTTCAAGTCGACCTTGTACAAGTGATTCGTGAGGCTCTCGGACGAGATCCATTCGAACGATGAATGACTGCCAGAAGGTTCCCACGGATCATCCGCTCACGTTCGTAGATGTTGCACATCCGCTGCACGCAGCGTTTCGTAACATCCCCTGAACTGCAAAAACGGGAAACGAGGAACGGCCGCTGGTCTCCCGGCGGCCGTTCCTCGTTGGGGGTTTCTACTTCTCGCAGCCCACTCGGACGTCTCCGGCGTAGGCGTTGCACGTGTCGCCTGCGGGGGAGTTGGGGCCGCCGTCGAGGCGGTCGGAGCCGCCGGGCTCCTCGTCGCCCTCCAAGAGGTCGTCGCCGGTGCCGCCGTACAGCTTGTCCTTGCCGGTGCTGCCGAACAGCTCGTCGTTGCCGCCCAGGCCGTAGATGATGTCGTTGCCGACGTCGCCGTGGATGTAGTTGCTGGACGCGTTGCCGATCAGCACGTCGTTGCCGAAGCCGCCGTACAGGTTCTCCACGTCGGCGCCGACGGTGTCGCCCTCGCCGGGGCGGCCGTCGTCGCC from Actinoplanes derwentensis includes these protein-coding regions:
- the crtI gene encoding phytoene desaturase family protein, which gives rise to MRTVTGPTDHVVIVGAGLGGLACALHLAAAGRQVTVVEREPVPGGRAGRLSMNGYEFDTGPTVLTMPDLIAEPLNAVGENLSDWLELTPLDPAYRAYYPDGSTLDIRTDTTRMAAEIARVCGAREADGYLRFVDFTRKLWQLERDNFIDKNLDTPLDLMNLNLLKLLGMGAFRRLQPKIDDYFRDPRTQRIFSFQAMYAGLAPHDALAIYAVIAYLDSVAGVYFPKGGMHAVPKALAGAAEKHGVTFRYDTTVERVTVGNGRATGVLTTDGEHIPADTVVLNPDLPIAYRDLLPARRQRKLRYSPSCVVLHIGSDRAYSKIAHHNIHFGTAWKGTFDEVIRKGLLMSDPSLLVTNPSHTDPSVAPAGRQSYYVLAPTPNLEAGPIDWRGGMDRRYADEIMGVLESRGYIGFRDGVQVERIITPADWADEGMAGGTPFAAAHTFAQTGPFRPSNMHPTLPNVVFTGSGTQPGVGVPMVLISGKLAASRITGGAS
- a CDS encoding GNAT family N-acetyltransferase is translated as MTTNEWVTGALTRDHDVSKFDCGVPSLNDWLKHQAARSQEAETARTFVWVAEDTQTVRAYFSIAPTQLARSEVSGALAGGFTVLPSFLLARLALDLSLHGAGLGEELLHDALTRLVEAADRGGGRLIVVDALDEKAAAFYTKYDFRPVRDNPLRLVMKVATARKALGVNTMSLSSDVTAGLMSLTITRSDGSVSPFVGDNDEWRRVTVRMLEIIEERVARGESNLQVDLVQVIREALGRDPFER
- a CDS encoding MerR family transcriptional regulator is translated as MANDGLSAGAAARRLGVAVTTLRTWHQRYGLGPSRHEPGHHRRYTIEDMVRLQVMQRLTAQGISPAEAAAWARRSPALDTSEPSSLAKSSTPTPTSETERSPSVTGPDPENERSSSLGEPSVDGLVLPTVRGPAGGGRTIALGPHADPAARGLARAAMRLDSPAMRYILDAAVTGRGVIATWEHVMMPVLIGVGERYAATERFVEVEHLLSRSVTESLSGVPRPPRDITPRALLAAADEEQHTLPLEALAAALAESGVPSRLLGARLPSRALMDAVERTGPAVVVLWSQLPSTGDVTQLERLLTLPHPPLVLAAAGPGWPAPDLPPTVTAFRSLAEAVRTVTAACR
- a CDS encoding polyprenyl synthetase family protein — its product is MANHTLEGNRLEAIPRQPVSDRALIGAVEGTLADFLACQIASLDAVDPALGGFARTARDLVMAGGKRIRPTFAYWGWRGVAGSGEPVEGLLPALGTLELMHTFALVHDDLMDRSATRRGRPTAHRIFAAQRGDQFGDAAAILVGDLCLIWADQLLARTALPAPVLMEVRARYDRMRIEAVAGQFLDVLGETDPSAWSVERALLVARHKTASYTVQWPLGFGLALAAGTHTDLDEAYQVYGLAVGEAFQLRDDLLGVYGDPAITGKPDCDDLRTGKPTTLLMLAREMATPAQLDELTTADVTRQAEIIAATGAPARVEEMIRDRVDAGVTAIGDAPIRTDARAALIELATATTYRPA
- the idi gene encoding isopentenyl-diphosphate Delta-isomerase, with the protein product MTSPEPGLAPLSREPSLVSRELDLVELVDEHGAGLGTATVAVAHEAPGMLHRAFSVFLRDPSGKVLLQQRAAVKTRFPLRWGNTCCGHPTPGEETTVSAKRRLTEELGIEPVALREVGVYVYFATDPITGRVEREYDHVLLGEIPAGVEFQPDPGEVARLRWVAVEALLGEIDRAPEAYAPWLAGVTRQLAAASTPAASPHVPGLPSSSDRPVVSPVPGVSDAHDVSAGSEVTATERPGGQ
- a CDS encoding type II toxin-antitoxin system TacA family antitoxin — its product is MAAKSERIEMRTDPQSSARIAEAAESQHVSVSAFVLDAAVKAADHVLARAEVTIMPAEQFDQLIGSLDVPDEAPALARLAYKPRRYTRS